The Blautia hydrogenotrophica DSM 10507 genome window below encodes:
- the cysS gene encoding cysteine--tRNA ligase encodes MKIYNTLSKRKEEFIPLEEGRVKMYVCGPTVYNLIHIGNARPMIVFDTARRYMEYKGYKVNFVSNFTDVDDKIIAKANEEGVTADEISKRYIEECKKDMEGMNVRPATTHPLATEEIEGMVEMIQTLIDKGFAYPVADGTVYFRVKKFKEYGKLSHKNLDDLQSGFRALQVSGEEQKEDPLDFVLWKPRKEGEPAWPSPWCEGRPGWHIECSVMSKKYLGEEIDIHAGGEDLIFPHHENEIAQSECCNGKVFARYWMHNGFLNIDNKKMSKSLGNFFTVREIAEQYDLQVLRFFMLNAHYRSPLNFSRDLMEASKNSLERILNGAERLRFLADGAKKIEISPQEQESLNEAKKIYVSKFEEAMDDDFNTADALAAVFELVKFANTQINEESSKGYVVEVYAILKQLCDVLGLIIEKEKEVLDEDIERLIAERQAARKMKNFAKADEIRDQLTNMGIILEDTREGVKWKRA; translated from the coding sequence ATGAAAATCTATAACACATTGTCCAAGAGAAAGGAAGAATTTATTCCTCTGGAAGAGGGAAGGGTTAAGATGTATGTCTGCGGGCCCACTGTTTATAATTTAATTCACATTGGAAATGCCCGTCCAATGATCGTGTTTGATACCGCACGTCGTTATATGGAATATAAAGGTTATAAAGTGAATTTCGTGTCTAATTTTACGGATGTGGATGACAAAATAATCGCGAAAGCAAATGAGGAAGGTGTGACGGCCGATGAAATTTCAAAGAGGTATATTGAAGAGTGTAAAAAGGACATGGAAGGCATGAACGTAAGACCGGCTACCACTCATCCTCTGGCGACAGAAGAAATTGAAGGTATGGTAGAGATGATACAGACGCTGATTGACAAAGGATTTGCCTATCCTGTGGCGGATGGTACCGTTTATTTTCGAGTTAAAAAGTTTAAAGAATACGGAAAACTCTCTCATAAGAATTTGGATGATCTCCAGTCTGGTTTTCGTGCTCTTCAGGTGTCTGGCGAGGAGCAGAAAGAAGATCCTCTGGATTTTGTTCTGTGGAAGCCTAGAAAAGAGGGAGAGCCGGCATGGCCGTCTCCTTGGTGTGAGGGTCGTCCAGGGTGGCATATCGAGTGTTCAGTTATGTCCAAAAAGTACCTGGGAGAAGAGATTGATATCCATGCGGGTGGAGAGGATCTGATTTTCCCGCACCATGAGAATGAGATTGCTCAGAGCGAGTGCTGCAATGGAAAAGTCTTTGCGAGATACTGGATGCACAATGGCTTTTTAAACATTGATAATAAAAAGATGTCCAAATCTCTCGGTAATTTCTTTACAGTCAGAGAGATCGCAGAACAGTATGATCTTCAGGTTCTGAGATTTTTCATGCTGAATGCTCACTACAGAAGTCCTCTGAATTTTAGTCGTGATTTGATGGAGGCATCTAAGAACTCTCTAGAAAGAATTCTAAACGGAGCAGAGAGATTAAGATTTTTGGCTGACGGTGCGAAGAAAATTGAGATAAGCCCTCAGGAGCAGGAAAGTTTGAATGAAGCGAAGAAAATTTATGTCAGCAAGTTCGAGGAAGCCATGGACGACGATTTTAATACGGCGGATGCCTTGGCGGCAGTGTTTGAGTTGGTAAAATTTGCAAACACTCAGATTAATGAGGAGAGTTCCAAGGGATATGTGGTGGAAGTCTACGCTATCCTGAAGCAGCTGTGCGATGTACTTGGATTGATTATCGAGAAAGAAAAAGAGGTTTTGGACGAGGATATCGAGAGGCTGATTGCAGAACGCCAGGCTGCCAGAAAGATGAAGAACTTTGCGAAGGCCGACGAAATCAGAGATCAGTTGACAAATATGGGGATTATCCTGGAGGACACCAGAGAAGGAGTGAAATGGAAGAGGGCTTAA
- a CDS encoding NAD(P)/FAD-dependent oxidoreductase, with product MKHVIVGIGAAGMTAARTLRELRPEDEIVMLSVDEKPHSRCMLHKYLSHERDAESLNFVPKDFFEKNRIWQIPGYRMNGLDTGKKKVYYGDGMACDYDKLLIATGAESFIPPVGALRTAPNVFGLRHLQDAQGIDECAKKAQNVVIIGSGLVGLDAASGLLEQGKRVIIVEMAERILPIQLDEKGACEYQRRFEAAGCQFRLGRKGVDTVCNDSGEVVQVVLDDGEKLDCDLVIVAAGVRSAVAGLEDSGLDIDRGIKVNGYMQTSAPEVYAAGDVTGLSGIWPNAMKQGKIAAQNMALGNQYMYVDRFAAKNTINFFGLVSLCVGALNPEEGDLVVLRESHENYERAIIRNHRLVGFLAQGDISHAGIYQYLIKNEVDIQEFEAQIFDVNFGNFFGIKENGEYIWSV from the coding sequence ATGAAGCATGTGATTGTGGGAATTGGCGCTGCCGGCATGACAGCGGCGAGAACTTTAAGAGAACTAAGACCGGAGGATGAGATCGTGATGCTCTCTGTGGATGAGAAGCCTCATTCCCGGTGTATGCTGCACAAATATCTCAGCCATGAGAGGGATGCTGAAAGTCTTAATTTTGTTCCCAAGGACTTTTTTGAGAAAAACCGGATATGGCAGATTCCAGGTTATCGGATGAACGGGCTGGACACCGGAAAGAAAAAGGTCTATTATGGAGATGGAATGGCGTGTGATTATGATAAACTGTTGATTGCCACAGGTGCAGAGAGCTTTATTCCTCCAGTGGGAGCTCTGCGCACAGCGCCAAATGTTTTTGGGCTTCGTCATTTGCAGGATGCACAGGGCATTGATGAGTGTGCAAAGAAGGCCCAGAACGTGGTGATTATTGGTTCCGGGCTGGTTGGCTTAGATGCAGCTAGTGGTCTGTTAGAACAAGGAAAACGGGTTATCATCGTGGAGATGGCTGAGAGAATCCTGCCGATTCAGTTGGACGAAAAAGGTGCCTGCGAGTATCAGAGACGCTTCGAAGCGGCGGGATGTCAGTTCCGTTTGGGACGAAAAGGCGTGGATACGGTGTGCAATGACAGCGGTGAGGTGGTCCAGGTGGTGCTGGACGACGGAGAAAAGCTGGATTGCGATTTGGTGATTGTAGCGGCAGGAGTCCGCAGTGCCGTGGCGGGGTTAGAGGACAGCGGTCTGGACATAGACCGTGGAATTAAGGTCAATGGTTATATGCAGACCAGTGCTCCGGAGGTCTATGCGGCCGGAGATGTCACTGGTTTGTCCGGAATATGGCCCAATGCGATGAAGCAGGGTAAGATCGCTGCTCAGAATATGGCTCTTGGAAATCAGTATATGTATGTGGACCGCTTTGCGGCGAAGAATACGATTAATTTTTTTGGTTTGGTGTCCCTGTGTGTAGGAGCACTGAATCCAGAAGAAGGAGATCTTGTAGTTCTAAGGGAAAGTCACGAAAATTACGAGAGAGCGATTATTCGGAATCACCGCCTTGTAGGCTTTTTAGCTCAGGGAGATATCTCCCATGCAGGAATTTACCAATATTTGATTAAGAACGAAGTTGATATCCAAGAGTTTGAAGCTCAGATCTTTGATGTGAACTTTGGGAATTTTTTTGGAATCAAGGAAAACGGAGAATACATTTGGAGTGTATAA
- a CDS encoding LysR family transcriptional regulator produces MDISLELYKVFYYVASSLSFSEASKQLYISQSAVSQSIKTLEKKLGRTLFIRNTKRVLLTAEGEMLLSHIEPAIHLIQKGETLLSENTTLQGQLRIGASDTICRYFLIPYLQRFHKEHPDVRIRVTNQTSIGCAQLLRDGQVDFIVTNSPNSHLSPAYPAFPIFQFQDVFVANPSAFPLQERALTFQELMDYPILMLSRSTTSEYLYSLFSNRRLKLIPEVELSSNDLLIDLARIGLGIAFVPDYMLTEMRDLFCLSLQEKLPPRQLLLTRQELLAPAAQKFLEYFHS; encoded by the coding sequence ATGGACATCAGTCTAGAACTTTATAAGGTTTTTTATTATGTGGCTTCTTCTTTGAGTTTTTCAGAAGCCTCCAAACAACTATACATTTCCCAATCTGCTGTCAGTCAATCCATCAAGACTCTAGAAAAAAAACTGGGCCGCACTCTGTTCATCCGAAACACCAAGCGGGTCTTACTGACTGCCGAGGGCGAAATGCTGTTGTCTCATATCGAACCGGCGATTCATCTGATTCAAAAAGGAGAAACTCTCCTGAGTGAAAATACCACCCTGCAAGGCCAGCTGCGCATCGGAGCCAGTGATACCATTTGCAGGTATTTTCTGATTCCCTACCTCCAGAGGTTTCACAAAGAACATCCCGACGTGCGCATCCGTGTCACCAACCAGACTTCCATCGGCTGTGCGCAATTGCTCCGAGACGGACAGGTAGATTTCATTGTGACAAATTCCCCGAACTCCCATCTGTCTCCTGCCTACCCTGCCTTTCCCATCTTTCAATTCCAGGATGTATTTGTGGCAAATCCCTCTGCCTTTCCGCTACAGGAACGCGCGTTAACTTTTCAAGAACTGATGGACTATCCAATTTTGATGCTGAGCCGAAGTACCACCAGTGAGTATCTCTACAGCCTTTTTTCCAACCGCCGGTTAAAGCTGATTCCAGAGGTGGAGCTAAGCAGCAATGACCTTCTGATAGATTTAGCCCGTATCGGCCTTGGCATCGCCTTTGTACCAGATTATATGCTCACGGAAATGAGAGATCTTTTCTGTTTAAGCCTACAAGAAAAGCTCCCTCCGCGCCAGCTTCTGCTGACACGTCAGGAGCTGCTCGCGCCCGCGGCACAAAAATTTCTGGAATATTTTCATTCCTGA
- a CDS encoding sn-glycerol-1-phosphate dehydrogenase, translating to MRVDTDDFARPCSCGREHHIEVKEIIIEAGAVEKLEVMLDDGMLREYISPVIICDTNTFAATEEIMENIYDRCEVIILDAEGLQADQRAVEVAFQNMDDEMDLILAVGTGTIHDISRYIAHEYGIPFISVPTAASMDGFVSSVATMTWNGLKKTIPSVAPLCVIADTDIFSKAPKRLNASGAANILGKYISLADWRIANLVAGEYLCERAYEMEEQALRLVKSCIRGIPSEDEDDCENLMKALIISGLAMQIVGSSRPASGAEHHMSHLWKMEVINGHLDAYHGEKVGVGLLLCIDKYNQIARAIRRGACHIVKYEGIENVLLKRIFQESGKLEGILEENTPDPLIAVVPEHLEKCLPMIASIIEELPDKDELRRLMEKGGCMTTVEELGLSRKIIRKTMQISPYMRNRLTLMRFLKMMEID from the coding sequence ATGCGAGTCGATACGGACGATTTTGCCCGACCGTGTAGCTGCGGTAGAGAACATCACATAGAAGTAAAGGAAATCATTATAGAGGCGGGAGCAGTTGAAAAGCTGGAAGTTATGTTGGATGATGGTATGCTGCGAGAGTACATTTCACCGGTAATCATCTGTGATACCAACACGTTTGCAGCCACTGAAGAGATTATGGAAAACATCTATGACCGCTGTGAGGTGATTATTCTGGATGCGGAGGGACTGCAGGCAGATCAGAGAGCCGTGGAGGTAGCCTTCCAGAATATGGATGATGAGATGGATTTGATTCTGGCGGTTGGAACTGGAACTATCCATGACATCAGCAGATATATTGCTCATGAATATGGAATTCCTTTTATTTCAGTACCCACTGCAGCAAGTATGGACGGATTCGTCAGCTCCGTGGCGACGATGACTTGGAATGGATTAAAAAAGACAATTCCGTCTGTGGCACCGCTGTGTGTCATAGCGGACACAGATATATTTTCAAAGGCCCCAAAAAGGTTAAATGCGTCTGGAGCGGCGAATATTCTGGGAAAGTACATCAGTTTGGCCGATTGGAGAATCGCAAATCTGGTGGCGGGTGAATATTTGTGTGAGAGAGCGTATGAGATGGAAGAGCAGGCGCTTCGTCTTGTGAAGTCCTGTATTAGGGGGATTCCCAGTGAGGATGAAGACGACTGCGAGAATTTGATGAAAGCGTTGATTATTTCAGGGCTGGCAATGCAGATTGTCGGCAGTTCAAGACCAGCGTCTGGTGCGGAACATCATATGTCCCATCTTTGGAAGATGGAAGTGATCAATGGTCATTTGGATGCGTATCATGGAGAGAAAGTTGGTGTGGGTCTACTGCTGTGCATTGATAAGTATAACCAGATAGCAAGGGCCATTCGCAGGGGGGCTTGTCATATTGTAAAATATGAAGGAATAGAGAACGTTTTGTTAAAACGGATTTTTCAGGAGAGCGGTAAACTAGAAGGGATTCTAGAAGAAAATACGCCGGATCCGCTGATTGCTGTTGTTCCGGAACATCTGGAAAAATGTCTCCCTATGATTGCGTCGATTATAGAGGAACTGCCGGATAAGGATGAATTGCGCAGACTGATGGAAAAAGGCGGCTGTATGACCACGGTGGAAGAACTGGGATTGTCGAGAAAAATTATACGCAAGACGATGCAGATTTCTCCTTATATGAGAAATCGTTTGACGCTGATGCGTTTTTTGAAGATGATGGAGATTGACTAG
- a CDS encoding phosphoribosylformylglycinamidine synthase, which translates to MSNVRRVYVEKKPAFAVQARELKHEISSYLGIQTVTNVRVLIRYDVENISDESFEKACQTVFAEPPVDELYREDFEAKQGARIFSVEYLPGQFDQRADSAVQCVQFLREDEEPIIRSATTYVIEGEISEDEYEAIKNHCINPVDSRETSLDKPQTLVTEFEDPQDVKIFHGFKDMEEADLKELYDSLGLAMTFKDFQHIQNYFCNEEKRDPSVTEIRVLDTYWSDHCRHTTFSTELKEVTFGEGDYREPLVKTYEDYLNTHREMYQGRDDKFVCLMDLALMAMRKLKAEGKLEDQEESEEINACSIVVPVDVDGVEEEWLINFKNETHNHPTEIEPFGGAATCLGGAIRDPLSGRTYVYQAMRVTGAADPTVSVKETMKGKLPQKKLVRGAAHGYSSYGNQIGLATGYVKEIYHPDYVAKRMEIGAVMGAAPRRAVIRETSDPGDIIILLGGRTGRDGIGGATGSSKVHTEASIEVCGAEVQKGNAPTERKIQRMFRREEVSRLIKKCNDFGAGGVSVAIGELAPGLKVNLDKVPKKYAGLDGTEIAISESQERMAVVVDPKDVKEFLKYANEENLEAIEVAVVTKEPRLVLEWREKEIVNISRAFLDTNGAHQETTVAVDIPNQEGSLFVRKEIGDEKEKWLETLADLNTCSQKGLVEMFDGSIGAGSVFMPYGGQYQATETQTMVAKVPVLKGNTNTVTMMSYGFDPYLSSWSPYHGAAYAVTESVARIVASGGDYKKIRFTFQEYFRRMTEEPSRWSQPFAALLGAYAAQMGFGLPSIGGKDSMSGTFNDIDVPPTLVSFAVDVAKLQDVITPELKKAGNKLVWLHVPRAEYELPDYKALMEQYEKLHQDIQAGRVVSAYAVDRQGIAAAVSKMAFGNRKGVKIEHNVDKRDLFVPGFGDIICEVADGKVGELAITYTVIGEVLEEQEFTHGDVRISLDEALVSWKGTLEKVFATHSGAQPQQEREAVKAAADGNGEVKDGLYHAKKVYVCKNKVAKPRVFIPVFPGTNCEYDSTRAFERAGAEVDVKVFKNLTAEDIRDSVEIFEKAIGQAQMIMFPGGFSAGDEPDGSAKFFATAFQNAKMKEAVMRLLNERDGLALGICNGFQALIKLGLVPCGEIVGQTENSPTLTFNTIGRHISKMVYTKVVSNKSPWLAQAELGKVYCNPASHGEGRFVASDEWLQKLFANGQVATQYVTPEGELRVNDEEWNVNGSYCAIEGITSPDGRVLGKMAHSERRDRGVAMNIYGEQDIRIFESGVQYFK; encoded by the coding sequence ATGAGTAACGTAAGACGTGTCTACGTGGAAAAAAAGCCTGCTTTTGCAGTGCAGGCCAGGGAGCTGAAGCATGAGATCAGTAGCTATTTGGGGATTCAGACGGTTACAAATGTGAGAGTGCTGATTCGCTATGATGTGGAGAATATCTCAGACGAAAGTTTTGAGAAAGCCTGCCAAACTGTGTTTGCAGAGCCGCCTGTAGATGAGCTTTACAGAGAGGATTTTGAGGCAAAGCAGGGAGCGAGAATTTTTTCTGTGGAATATTTGCCAGGACAGTTTGACCAGAGAGCAGACTCAGCAGTACAGTGCGTACAGTTTTTAAGAGAGGATGAGGAGCCGATCATTCGCTCTGCGACCACCTATGTGATCGAGGGAGAGATCAGTGAGGATGAGTATGAGGCGATTAAAAACCACTGTATCAACCCGGTAGATTCCAGAGAGACCAGCTTGGATAAGCCGCAGACTTTGGTGACAGAGTTTGAGGACCCCCAAGATGTGAAAATTTTCCATGGATTTAAGGATATGGAAGAAGCAGATCTAAAAGAGCTTTATGACTCTTTGGGATTGGCGATGACTTTTAAGGATTTCCAGCACATTCAGAACTATTTTTGCAATGAGGAAAAGAGGGACCCATCTGTGACAGAGATTCGGGTGTTGGATACTTACTGGTCTGATCATTGCCGTCATACGACTTTTTCCACCGAGCTGAAAGAGGTGACTTTTGGCGAGGGAGACTATCGTGAGCCGTTGGTGAAGACATACGAGGATTATCTGAATACTCATAGAGAGATGTACCAGGGTAGAGACGATAAATTTGTGTGTCTAATGGATTTGGCTCTGATGGCGATGCGTAAATTAAAAGCGGAAGGCAAGTTGGAAGACCAGGAGGAATCCGAAGAGATCAATGCGTGCAGTATTGTAGTTCCGGTGGACGTGGACGGAGTAGAAGAAGAGTGGCTCATTAATTTTAAAAATGAGACCCACAACCATCCTACGGAGATCGAACCCTTTGGAGGGGCCGCTACTTGTCTGGGAGGAGCAATCCGTGACCCGCTTTCAGGACGTACCTATGTGTACCAGGCTATGCGTGTGACAGGGGCAGCAGATCCGACGGTATCTGTAAAGGAGACCATGAAGGGAAAACTGCCTCAGAAGAAACTGGTAAGAGGTGCGGCCCATGGTTACAGCTCTTATGGAAATCAGATCGGCCTGGCTACCGGTTATGTGAAGGAGATTTATCATCCGGATTATGTGGCGAAGAGGATGGAGATCGGCGCTGTTATGGGAGCGGCTCCCAGACGTGCAGTCATCCGGGAGACTTCTGATCCGGGAGATATCATTATTCTGCTGGGAGGACGTACTGGACGAGATGGAATCGGCGGTGCCACTGGTTCTTCTAAGGTGCACACGGAAGCTTCGATCGAGGTATGTGGCGCTGAGGTGCAGAAGGGAAATGCTCCGACTGAGCGCAAGATTCAGAGGATGTTCCGTCGAGAAGAAGTCAGCAGACTGATTAAAAAATGCAATGATTTTGGCGCAGGTGGCGTGTCTGTGGCTATCGGTGAATTGGCGCCGGGCCTGAAGGTAAATCTGGATAAGGTTCCAAAGAAATATGCGGGGCTGGACGGAACAGAGATCGCGATCTCAGAGTCCCAGGAGAGAATGGCTGTGGTTGTGGACCCCAAAGATGTGAAGGAATTTTTAAAATATGCGAATGAGGAGAATCTGGAAGCCATTGAGGTGGCAGTGGTTACAAAGGAACCGCGTTTGGTGTTGGAATGGAGAGAGAAAGAGATTGTCAATATTTCCCGTGCTTTTTTGGATACCAACGGCGCACACCAGGAGACTACGGTTGCTGTGGATATCCCAAACCAAGAGGGTAGTTTGTTTGTGAGAAAAGAAATCGGGGATGAGAAAGAGAAATGGCTGGAAACTCTGGCCGACTTGAACACCTGTTCCCAAAAAGGGCTGGTGGAAATGTTCGACGGTTCCATCGGTGCAGGGTCTGTCTTTATGCCATACGGCGGACAGTATCAGGCCACAGAGACCCAGACCATGGTAGCAAAAGTGCCAGTGCTGAAAGGAAATACCAACACAGTGACTATGATGAGTTATGGATTCGACCCATATCTGTCTAGTTGGAGTCCGTATCACGGCGCGGCCTATGCGGTGACAGAATCCGTAGCCAGAATCGTGGCGTCCGGCGGTGATTATAAGAAGATTCGCTTTACCTTCCAGGAGTATTTCCGCAGAATGACGGAGGAGCCGTCCCGCTGGAGCCAGCCGTTTGCTGCGTTGTTGGGAGCTTATGCGGCGCAGATGGGCTTTGGGCTGCCTTCTATTGGCGGAAAGGACAGTATGTCAGGTACCTTTAATGACATTGATGTTCCGCCTACTCTGGTTTCTTTTGCCGTGGATGTGGCAAAATTGCAGGATGTGATTACACCTGAGCTGAAAAAGGCTGGAAATAAACTGGTTTGGCTTCATGTGCCGAGAGCGGAGTATGAGCTACCGGATTATAAGGCTTTGATGGAACAGTATGAGAAACTGCATCAGGATATTCAAGCGGGCCGTGTGGTATCCGCCTATGCGGTAGACCGCCAAGGAATCGCTGCGGCAGTCAGCAAGATGGCCTTTGGAAACCGAAAAGGTGTGAAGATTGAGCACAATGTGGATAAGAGAGATCTGTTTGTGCCAGGCTTTGGGGATATCATCTGTGAGGTGGCTGACGGCAAAGTGGGCGAGCTGGCAATCACTTATACGGTGATCGGAGAGGTTCTGGAAGAGCAGGAATTTACTCACGGTGATGTGAGAATCTCTTTGGACGAGGCATTGGTTTCCTGGAAGGGCACCCTGGAGAAAGTGTTTGCTACTCATTCCGGTGCGCAGCCGCAGCAGGAACGTGAGGCTGTGAAAGCCGCTGCTGACGGAAATGGAGAAGTAAAGGACGGACTGTATCACGCAAAGAAGGTCTATGTGTGCAAAAATAAAGTTGCAAAACCGAGGGTCTTCATACCAGTATTTCCAGGGACGAACTGCGAGTATGACAGCACCAGGGCTTTTGAACGGGCAGGCGCCGAGGTAGATGTAAAAGTGTTTAAGAACCTCACGGCTGAGGACATTCGGGATTCCGTGGAGATTTTTGAGAAAGCCATCGGACAGGCACAGATGATTATGTTCCCGGGCGGATTTTCAGCGGGAGACGAGCCGGATGGTTCCGCGAAATTCTTTGCGACGGCTTTCCAGAACGCAAAGATGAAGGAAGCTGTTATGAGACTGCTCAATGAGAGGGACGGCTTGGCGTTGGGAATCTGCAACGGTTTCCAGGCTCTGATTAAGCTTGGACTTGTACCCTGCGGTGAGATTGTTGGACAGACGGAAAATTCTCCGACTCTGACCTTTAATACTATTGGACGCCACATTTCTAAAATGGTGTACACAAAAGTGGTTTCCAACAAATCGCCATGGCTAGCACAGGCTGAGCTGGGCAAGGTGTACTGTAATCCGGCGTCCCACGGAGAAGGGCGTTTTGTGGCCAGTGATGAGTGGCTTCAAAAACTTTTCGCTAACGGCCAGGTGGCTACTCAGTATGTGACTCCGGAAGGAGAACTGAGAGTGAATGACGAGGAGTGGAATGTCAATGGTTCATACTGTGCGATTGAAGGTATCACAAGCCCGGACGGAAGGGTGCTGGGCAAGATGGCGCACAGCGAGCGCAGGGACCGTGGAGTCGCGATGAATATCTACGGAGAGCAGGACATTCGTATTTTTGAGTCGGGTGTGCAGTATTTTAAATAA
- the ispF gene encoding 2-C-methyl-D-erythritol 2,4-cyclodiphosphate synthase codes for MRVGIGYDVHKFVAGRKLILGGVDIPYQLGLLGHSDADVLVHAVMDALLGAAALGDIGQHFPDTDPQYEGISSIELLKKVKELLESHGYVVGNIDAIIVAQQPKMALHIPKMRENIANALGILIDRVSVKATTEEKLGFTGTLEGISSHAICLLENSSL; via the coding sequence ATGCGTGTAGGAATAGGGTACGATGTGCATAAGTTTGTTGCGGGCAGAAAGTTGATTCTTGGAGGAGTGGATATTCCGTATCAATTAGGGCTTTTGGGACACTCAGACGCGGATGTGCTAGTTCACGCTGTGATGGATGCACTACTGGGAGCAGCAGCTCTAGGGGACATCGGACAACATTTCCCTGACACGGATCCACAATATGAAGGGATATCCAGCATAGAGCTTCTCAAAAAAGTGAAGGAGCTTTTGGAGAGTCATGGTTATGTGGTAGGAAACATAGACGCGATTATTGTGGCTCAGCAGCCTAAGATGGCTTTGCATATTCCTAAGATGAGAGAGAACATCGCGAATGCTCTGGGGATTTTGATAGATCGTGTGAGTGTAAAAGCTACCACAGAGGAAAAGCTGGGGTTTACGGGCACACTGGAGGGAATTTCCTCTCATGCGATCTGTCTTTTAGAGAATTCCAGCCTATGA
- a CDS encoding 4Fe-4S dicluster domain-containing protein, translating to MKRIIIDAEKCDGCKSCSLACMQAHRKDEGDIYTLDLGDIKNESRNYIYKQKNGGYTPIFCRHCDEPECVLSCMSGALFKDPQDGHVYYDSEKCGSCFMCVMNCPYGVLKPDEATRSVVIKCDFCKDQGGEPSCVKACPKEAIWVEEVQP from the coding sequence ATGAAGAGGATTATCATTGACGCCGAGAAATGCGATGGGTGTAAAAGCTGTAGCTTAGCCTGTATGCAGGCCCATCGCAAGGATGAGGGCGATATCTATACGCTGGATTTAGGGGATATCAAGAATGAGTCCAGGAATTATATTTATAAGCAGAAAAATGGAGGCTATACACCGATCTTCTGCCGGCACTGCGACGAGCCGGAATGTGTGCTTTCCTGCATGAGCGGAGCACTCTTTAAGGATCCGCAGGATGGACATGTATACTATGACTCGGAAAAATGTGGTTCCTGTTTCATGTGTGTGATGAACTGTCCGTATGGAGTTTTAAAGCCGGATGAGGCCACCAGGAGTGTTGTAATCAAATGTGATTTCTGCAAAGACCAGGGCGGTGAGCCAAGCTGCGTAAAGGCCTGTCCCAAAGAGGCAATCTGGGTAGAGGAGGTGCAGCCATGA
- a CDS encoding serine hydrolase has product MYKGWLKIGLLAAGLCLTTEVQAAGFLSKTEQAVQMLSDSLTGEKNRQSPLYEVLGEGRYRIGRQTYELDQNGKLLEIKEYSEKEKSEDKDGAKKGTEENESGRTVVRKKRQLKTQKETTGLGVLKTVLEGSIFSYSGKWEIYVKDLKNDTELEIGDSPASSASLIKTFVMAAVYDQIEAGNLKESRELNHLLELMITVSDNEAYNELMRRLGGGDFITGCQRVNQYLEREGYENTEVHHTLHPSSSASLGDGGSNLTSVKDCGKLLERIYYGDCVSETASVKMLKWLCRQQTDWKIPAGIPKGIQIANKTGETDTCQHDIAIVYAPSTTYLLCVMSCELLSENEGISRIQQLSAQVYEYFLED; this is encoded by the coding sequence GTGTATAAAGGCTGGCTTAAGATTGGCCTTTTAGCGGCGGGCCTGTGCCTTACGACCGAGGTACAGGCGGCCGGCTTTCTATCGAAGACCGAGCAGGCGGTGCAGATGCTGTCTGACAGTCTGACAGGTGAAAAGAACCGGCAAAGCCCTCTATACGAAGTTCTGGGAGAAGGAAGATACCGGATTGGCAGGCAGACTTATGAGCTTGATCAAAATGGAAAGCTTCTGGAAATAAAAGAGTACTCAGAAAAAGAGAAGTCAGAGGATAAAGACGGCGCCAAAAAAGGTACAGAAGAAAACGAGAGTGGGCGAACGGTAGTCCGCAAAAAGAGACAATTAAAGACACAGAAAGAAACGACGGGCCTTGGTGTACTGAAGACAGTACTGGAAGGCTCTATTTTCAGTTATTCGGGGAAATGGGAAATCTATGTCAAAGATCTAAAAAATGACACAGAGCTGGAAATAGGTGATTCTCCCGCTTCCTCTGCGAGCCTGATTAAGACTTTTGTGATGGCCGCGGTCTATGACCAGATTGAGGCTGGAAATTTAAAGGAGAGCAGGGAGCTGAACCATCTGCTGGAACTGATGATTACGGTCAGCGACAATGAAGCTTACAATGAGTTGATGCGCCGTCTAGGCGGCGGGGACTTTATCACAGGATGCCAGAGGGTGAATCAGTATCTGGAGCGGGAGGGGTACGAAAATACAGAGGTGCATCATACTTTGCACCCTTCCTCTTCGGCCAGCCTAGGTGACGGCGGGAGCAATCTGACCAGTGTGAAGGACTGCGGAAAACTTTTGGAGCGCATTTATTATGGGGACTGTGTCAGCGAGACAGCGTCGGTGAAGATGCTGAAATGGCTGTGCAGGCAGCAGACGGACTGGAAAATTCCCGCAGGGATACCTAAGGGAATCCAGATAGCGAACAAGACGGGAGAGACAGACACCTGCCAGCATGATATCGCAATCGTCTATGCCCCTTCTACCACCTATCTTCTATGTGTGATGAGCTGTGAACTTTTGTCTGAGAATGAAGGGATCAGCAGAATTCAGCAGCTGTCTGCTCAGGTCTATGAATATTTTCTGGAAGATTAA